Genomic DNA from Choristoneura fumiferana chromosome 19, NRCan_CFum_1, whole genome shotgun sequence:
cttcagtgaacTTTTTAAAacagacttgataagtactttgaagacaattacacaagtgaacaatgatatgcacgcatcagctataagctgcctgtgcattataaataataataataataatacagcaaCAGAAACTGCTACGAGTCTGCTATTGAAGGCAACAGTTTTATACTATTTCGTAATATTATTGCTTCCAGAGAGAATATGTTTTGACAGACAGTTCTTTAGTGTGCAATCTTATCCCCAGTTACATACATGTGCCCAAGTTTCGGCTGTGTTACAAATAACGGGTGCAGTTACAAGTCGTCGGCTAAAGTGACAGATCTCGTAACTCTATCAGATCAAATTTACAGGAGGCACAAAAACCGGTTAAGTGccagtcggactcgcgcactaaggtttccgtaccattatctatacaacaacaaaaaaacacgttttttgtatgggagccttTCTAAAATAATCAATTTCCTCGGCctctgaaatctgccgcccctatgACGCTGACGCCCAtgcgcggcctatacggcctattgacaaatccaggattGCTCCAACTTAGTTTAGTTAGCATTAGAGGGTGCTTCTGCCCACTAGCTCGCATAAGGCATAGGGGTACTTTAGTCGCCTCTTCCGACACCCACGGGAAAGGATGCGTCCGTCCCAAAACCGAACGCACGGGCTATGCAGCTCACATCTAGTCCCTTTAGAACCCAGCCGTTACgatggattgtacataaagtccactgtcgtaactcttttcatactcaGCTGGGTACAAAAGGGCAAAATACGAACTACCATGCGATGTGAAATATGCTGATGCTCAAGAGCGTAGCTAGGATTATGTTAAGGGGGGCGCAGGCGTAGACAAACCAAGAATATATCTAAGGTAAATGCTGCATGAGCAATGGGACAAGGTAACGTTAAACGTTACGGTTTGCGAGCATTCCTGCATCTTCTCTGCCCGTACGTAGCTATTCCCTTGCTGATGCTTAATTTGTCTGTGCAGGTGTCCCGGCTGGTGATCCTGCACGAGGAAGCGGAAGATGGCAACGCGATGCCCGACCTGGCGCGGCCCGTGCAGGCCGTGTCGCTCGCCGTCAACAACCTCGTCAAGGTAAGCTGGAGTCAAACAAGCACCCACAACCGAAAACCACAAAAACCAACGGACCAATGAGTACCAACTCTTCTTGAGTCTacttcttcttcagcccatagctacccaatgctgagtgtaggcatcctgcattgctcgccactcatctcggtccagtgctctcctcatccagcGCCTTCCCGAcactttgaccaggtcgtcggtccacctcaCCTCCTATCTACCAACGTTTCTCCGCCAGGTTCTGGGACTCCATCACGGCCTTTCCCCATCTTCTTCAGTGGTTGGTGTTAATGGGCCGTGGAGATCATTTCCCACcaaccggaagacgaaacgttggtaggcctcccactaggtggactgatggatgacatcgtgagaattgcgggcaaccggtgaaaGTGGCGAGTTCTCCACGTTCTCTCTTCGACCTACGCGAAaccgtctttttcgctcttactgcgtggacataaagcgttttGTGGTTAGCTAAAGCCGCTTGCGTGTCGACAGATATGGCGAGACCCTTAGATGATTGGTTCTGTTTCCAGGTGGGCCACGAGACCATTGAGTCGTCGGACGACGCCATCCTCCGCCAGGACATGCCCGGGGCTCTGCACAGGGTCGAGGGCGCCGCTACTCTACTACAGCAGGCTTCTGACATGCTGCGGGCCGACCCTTACTCCGGCCCCGCTAGGTAATACCCCATAAGGGTCGCTACACGTGGCCCTCAAGACATCCCGGGGGTTTACACAGGGTCGAGAGTGCGGCCACGCTGCTACAGCAGGCTTCTGACATGCTGCGGGCCGACCCTTACTCCGGCCCCACTAGGTAATACTCCATAAGAGTCGCCACACGCGGGCCCTTAAGACATGCCGGGGGCTCTGCACAGGGTCGAGAGCTCTGCCAGGTACCGCCCCACTCCAATCTGCGATTGATGGTAGAATGGTCGACGTGGATTGATAGTTTCTGCTTCACCAATAGGGGATATTACTGCAGtgttctctttttttttattcgactggatggcaaacgagctagagggtctcctgatggtaagagattaccaccgcccatagacacctgcaacaccagggggattgcagatgcgttgccaacctagaggcctaagatgggatacctcaagtgctgctgcttcacggcaggattagcgagcaagatggtggtagcaatccgggcggaccttgcacaaggtcctaccacctgctaccTGGTCTCTACTCTGTTACTGTCCATTTGTTTCACCGTCCATATTTTAAACAGGAAAAAGCTGATAGAAGGCTCAAGAGGCATTCTGCAAGGCACGTCAGCGCTTCTGCTGTGTTTCGATGAGTCCGAAGTCAGGAAGATCGTCAAGGAGTGCAAAAAGGTATGTATCGCACTTTTATGCCGCTGGTCATACTTTGACAAGCTTTTGCGTGGCACTCAGTAGAACTCTGtcgcagtcagcatttgccgtACTTATCAAAGAAAATCTTGATAAGAACAGCAGAGGCTTCCTGTCACAGGGTTCCACTGAGTATCACTTGTATCGAACTTGTTGAGGTATGAGAGTAGTTGTTTGATATAATGATAATAGTGATAATTTTCTAGTTATCGTTATTCTTTATAGCATGTAATTTTATTAGACTTAAAAATAAGCAGTTGTGTCATTATTACCTATAGTATGAAATCAGTGTGTGATCTAATTTAAGCTATGTCCTTAATCCTTATGTAGTGTAGTGCCTGCTTACAAATAGCGTGCCATTAGAAGCGTTATTGTTTGTGGATCTCAACTATTTTTATATGGTGtcctaaataaaattaacaaaaaggaAAATACTTTTCAATTGACCCACTGTTGTGATACAGTTTAGACTAGTACGGACAGGGTTAGTTGACGGTTACCTTTGGTTTTTTACGATTTACGATGTCGCGTGCCGTGGCtctaattcttcttcttctctcttcttctttttcaggctttatccactgctggacgtaaCCCTCTCCTAATCTCCTTCACTACGTCCTATTCTCCGTTTTCCTGAGCCAGTACGGTCCGGCGTAACTCTTTATGTCATCAGACCATCTCATCTGGGGTTGCCTACATTTAATCTTGTGGTCGTGGTCTCTACACCAGCGATCTATGGGCCCTGCGGTTACCTACTCGGCGTGCCACATGCCCTGCCCAGTTCAATTTCAGTCGTGCAATGCGTATCAAGATGTCTGTTACTTTGGTGTGTTTCCGGATGCATTCATTTCGCACTCTGTCTCTCAAACTAAGCCCCTAACATGGCTCTCTCTATGGACCTCTGAGcgattttgtgttttttaaccATGTTTACTGTAAGAGGCCATGTGGCCACGTGGTTCtaattacaatgtcattaatgtctaattttgacaaaatcacgcgtcttcgtggatggcactaggtatgaGCAAGAAATAATGATAGTAGAATAACAATAGTAGTATTGGCTGAATATATGTATtcgtatttgtattgtaatttcaaagtagttttaattttatgttacaaCATCATCCACGTAGTAACCAGATGTTTGTGCGTGTCGCTAGGTGCTAGATTACCTCGTGGTGGCCGAGGTCATTGacaccatggaggacctcgtgCAGTTCCTGAGGGATATATCGCCGGCTCTGTCCAGAGCTGCCAGAGAGGTAAATGttcatttgaatttatttttttaatttcaagagACCATAGTAAGTGCCTCATTGggattaatttcccaactgatTGGCATGGACGAACGAAATTTTGTATTGAAACTGTTTTGTTCAGAGTATACTTCAGGACTGTCGTATATTATTGTGGacgcgattttttttcttttgtcaattaaaagaaaaatgacACAGAGAAGCGCGAAGAAATTCTTTAGTGGGCGGCcgttttagcacggcgtgacca
This window encodes:
- the LOC141438628 gene encoding vinculin-like — protein: MPVFHTKIIESILEPVAQQVSRLVILHEEAEDGNAMPDLARPVQAVSLAVNNLVKVGHETIESSDDAILRQDMPGALHRVEGAATLLQQASDMLRADPYSGPARKKLIEGSRGILQGTSALLLCFDESEVRKIVKECKKVLDYLVVAEVIDTMEDLVQFLRDISPALSRAAREVAARASELTHPPHADTLARCLESVKQLAPVLICSMKIYIHILTEGLNLKVLSAYTVND